The segment TAACGATACAACAATAATACACATCAACACCAATGTCTAACCCATCCTTGTACATCTTCTTCACTCAAAAATAAACGAAGCAACAACAAATTCCAACGCAACTgaaacacccccccccccctgtGGAAAATCAGCCAGGAAAATCGAAAAAAAATTGCAACTCTGACCAGCCATAGAGCAGACGGCAAAGTGACAGTAAACAACGGAGGTACAACTACTTCTCCGCGTCTTCCTCTTTTCTGCTCTGCACAACTTTTCACCTACAGTGCCCATACTCGTCTTGTCTCCATACAACTACGGAGGTACTTCTTTTGCTTGCTTTGATCTATTGCGTTATTTATCTGCTTATCTGGATGTGGTGAAATCTCTGTCAAACATATAAGTATTAGTTCACTGTTGCAATGAGTTGTGCCCCTTTTTCTTAATCATttttctctttgattttcttatGTTAATGATGAAGTTTGGGGTTTGATGTTTTGAGTTCATCATCACATGTTAATTTACTCATTCTTGCTTTATTTgtgattattttattcaattctcCTTTAATTACAAGTTGGATTGCCTATTAATTTAGAAGCTTTTCTGGTAGTTTGTTGATTTCTAAAAGATGAATTGTGAATATTAAGAGTCATATTTAGATACACTAAAAATGATAGTTTTCCACTATAGATTTCATGTCTTTGTGCCATTTTGTTTAGCAACCAATTCATTTTGTTCACTGTTGACTTCTCTTTACACCATGcagttaatattatatattttcatctAGTCAAAAGGTTTTCTACAATGACCTATCCAATTCTTAATTAATTGTCGCAATTATATCTCCTTTTGGATACAATATTAACACCTGTCTAGAAGCATATTAGTTTGAAATTATGTTCTTATTTCATACAATAATGTGTTTATCTTCATCATAAGTTAATCATTTGATCATGTGTTCGTTGGGagctcttattttttttttctaattcttttcttttactttgtGTGCATGTGAATCTCTTTCGAGTCCATTGTGGACTTATCTATCTTGCATTTCTGAGTTGAGCCATAATGGCTCGATCTCTATCTTCCCTATTTCTCGAGTCAACCCCCTATGCATGTGGAAGTTGTTATAGGCCCTAGAGACCACCATACTATTGGAAATAATTCAAAAGCCCAAGAAATGAGTTGTATACATAATGTATACAATATGTATACAGCGATCTATATGTTCAGGAACATATATGTTGACAAAAATGAAGATACAGGTTGGAGGCATTAGAACAGGCTGTATACAGTTGATATACAGGAAAAAGGCTTAGAAACGATCTGTATATATCAATATACACTTGTTGTATACAAAAGTTTTCAAAGGTTTAAATAGGGCCAGAACCCAAATTAGCAGCCTGAAAAGCCCAAGTCCATATTACCTCTTCATTTATTTGAttgcatttatttatttgttcttttacCCTTTATTTGCttcataataatttaattaaatttcccaaaagatatatatatatatatatatatatatatatatatatatatatatatatatatatatatatatatatattcttgacatcttactttatttttttaaaacagtgAAGAATTCGAATTTGAGGTAAAGCCTTTGAATTTATAGTCAAAGACttcttgatgaaataaatggGAAAATACCATTTTGTCTTTATTCAAAAtaagaccaaaaaaaaaagagaaaagaaaagatatttccataaaaaaaaatatatcaatcacATATCCACCTATCATCGTTGgcttaatgataaaaatataatctGGTTTGACTTGATACaaaatttaagtaaataaagaagacttttaaatatatatatgactaaaaatttaagtatttgATAGTACAAATTTATTTAAGTATATAGATAAAAGTTTCGAAGCGAAACCAAGTTTTATTGCCATAAACTTCACTCTTACACACCATTACAACAAGTAATAATTAGCTTCCTCACCCAAAAGAAACTAAAACACCCCCCTTTGACCTAAATTACACAAACCAAACCTTAAGTTAAAAGAAGAAACAAcctaatttaaattaaacaacattaattaatttgagaaaaatctcaaatcaACTAATGATTATTAGTAATACTACATATCCCTAACAGCAAACTCATTACGATTCTTAACAACAATATCATACATGTGCATGGACCTGAGGTTGTTGAAGTCGTTTGGTAgagaaataagatgaacagtTGATCTTTTATGGTACTGAAGAAGGTCAGGGTCATCATAGTACCTCTCCCATCCAAGAGAGTACAGTTTCCTTTCAAGTACTGCATATGATGTTATTACTTCATTACTAGAAAGGTGCACAAGCACTTTACGACGACCCGTCGCACCGTGAAAGTCACCGAGGTTCTCAACTAGCCTCACTACTCCATTCTTGATTTTCCAAACACCAGACATGtttcaaaaaatatgaatatgaaactAGTGAGTGAGTATTGTGTGTGAGTTTGAAGATAAGTGTGAAGGGGTTTTTATACGGGTTTCTatgtaataaaaaatacattaggtggcaaaaagtattttctttcttatttaataaaattgatgATGATTAATAGGTAGGATTTAGAATTATACTAACTTATCGTACGCTCATaagattaaagaaaaagaaagggagaatATTTATATGGCCACAAGATACCCTAATTtacctgtcacgacccaaaacggaccgcgagtggcacccacatttatcttcctatgtgagcgaaccaaccaatctaaacccaacatttcaatataatgacggaatataatgcggaagacttaacctcattaatgaaaatcaattaaataacttctaaaaactcaacaactattattatccccaaaatctggaagtcatcatcataagaacatctatcctcaaattactaaagctaagagtatctagaaagctagaataaataaaagctagttcatgccggaacttcaaggcatcgagacatgaagaagaagatccagtccaagctagaagcgttagctcaccctgaaatccggtgtaatgaagatcggctagagttgcggttgagttaaagacgacggcacgtttgctgcactccacaaataacaaggaaagaaacatacaagtaggggtcagtacaaaacacgatcatcggccaactcaaaatagaaagcaatatatatcaagtaataatatgaaatcaactacattactcaacatgtagcaacaacaagtactatgatcgttaataagtaccgccaagttcacacatgaggactcaagcctcaataccatactcatttgggaattaggttcattagattgagtatattaacatctttcaagattcatcacctttattcttgtgtcggtacgtgacactccgctcccctactactatgtgtcggaacgtgacactccgatcccctaattctacgtgtcggttcgtgacaaccgatcccctaattctatgtgtcggttcgtgacacccgatccactaattctacatgtcggttcgtgacacccgatcccctaattctacgtgtcggttcgtgacacccgatcccctaattctacgtgtcggttcgtgacacccgatcccctaattctacgtgtcggttcgtgacacccgatcccctaattctacgtgtcggttcgtgacacccgatcccctaattctacgtgtcagttcgtgacacccgatcccctaattctacgtgtcggttcgtgacacccgatcctctaattctacgtgtcggttcgtgacacccgctccactaatctcattctattaattcctcaagccttcttttataccaaggcatcatcaatctcattactttagttcatcaagccttcttttataccaaggcatcatcattaacaaggggtttccaagatttgggattcaatagcttcatcatgcttatttcatcacaattatataatcacattcatgcaagcatacgattaagcatatagaagactttacaatacaacccaacacatatcattcgctattaagagttaactacgaatagcataaaaaccataacctacctccaacgaagattcgtgatcaagcaagcaattttcccaaagctttgttatcctcttcgttcctctctctcttgatcgattctctctctcttgttctttctatttttcttattcaaaccctctttcttttaccctaattaacatataattaagtataaaagatgacaaaataacccactaattaatttaaggttatctcctttaaccctcaagaaattggattattaatatttgaccactaactttataattataagcaggaatagtccaaaacgccccttaaaccatttaaagaaatccgactcagcctgggattacgcagtctgtgacgggccgtcgtgccggCGACGATCCGTCCTGATGAGTCGTCACAGatttcagagactgaaatttactgaaggatctgtgacggctcgtcacgcctgtgacggtccgtcctgccattccgtcacgaagttcaaagagtcgatttcagtacccaaatttcagaattctaagtgttttggaacgagaccccctcgacggtccgtcgtgcccatgacggtccgtcgtgggatccgtcgtctcagccagtttttccagaaataaaatctgctgctcaaaatgactaaacaggtcgttacattaccCTATTCAAACCTAATTCTTTGATTAATGGGTTCCAAGcataattctttaatttgtttagtGCTAAGAACAATCTTATATTCTAATATCTATTGTTTGCATGATCAACCCTTCACAAATAGGaagaactaaataaattaaaagatatttttgggaaggcttaagtcatatgcggcctcttaaagttgtccgtatatttcacttagacacctcaatttAGCCtcatacctattgaacacttcaaCCTTAACAAATTTACACCAATTTAACACAAAATGATAgtcaaataaaagagaaatatgcGTACATTTCAAACGCTCAAACATGACAAATGGACCAAAGAAGTGATGACACATGGCAAttggattaatttttaaaatttttttatttaaataatcaaaaagcaatttaagaaaacaaaaattgaataaatccaccccacccccaccccagcCAACCGGCCACCCAACATTCTTCTTCTCGTCGACTTGAACTGCAACCTccatacttcttcttcttcgtttccTTTTCACTGGCCCCGGCGTTTCAACACTAGTCAACAATAGCCTCCAGCCTTTTCTTCTGCTCCATTGAATTTTATCCATATTTCACCATTATTGTCAATCTAAGCTAATTCCTCATTCACCTTTCATTTTGATTGCATCAAAACCTTCtattcattatcttttatcttcttttcacaaataattatttataataaattacaagaaaaaataattttttacagaAAAGATAATCAATTGCTTCAtcgaaatattatttttattgaaacaaTGAAACTTTGCCAAAATATTTGAGACTTTAATTAGATttacatagaaaaagaaaaaacacaagAAGAATTTGAGGGATTGGAGAAAAGATGGATGGGGTGGGTGTGGATATAGAAAGAGATCAGAGAAGTTGCAGAAAGGTATGTGGAAGAaggtcatttttttaatttaaaattaattatttttatgcattatttattaattaggtctattaattgaaaagaaaaaaaaagatcatttcaAATGGTTTCACGCGCTTGGGGACCGTGAATACACATTTTTTGCCACATAAGTCATTTGTGTCCAATAGGAACTGTTTTTGAACACAtaaggtgttcaataggtatgaGGC is part of the Solanum lycopersicum chromosome 1, SLM_r2.1 genome and harbors:
- the LOC101251718 gene encoding flowering-promoting factor 1-like protein 3 codes for the protein MSGVWKIKNGVVRLVENLGDFHGATGRRKVLVHLSSNEVITSYAVLERKLYSLGWERYYDDPDLLQYHKRSTVHLISLPNDFNNLRSMHMYDIVVKNRNEFAVRDM